In Zingiber officinale cultivar Zhangliang chromosome 3B, Zo_v1.1, whole genome shotgun sequence, a single window of DNA contains:
- the LOC122054693 gene encoding LOB domain-containing protein 22-like translates to MIDAPVDAYATTAAAAMPPQFSYSRDGSRSKACAACRFQNQKCKKDCLLAPFFPASEDSKFQKARHLFGVSKMQKILKGLLPEQRAVGMATMIYEAEVHAAHPNTRCLDIWYESSYSYG, encoded by the exons ATGATCGATGCCCCTGTGGATGCTTATGCCACCACCGCTGCAGCCGCCATGCCCCCACAATTCTCTTATTCTCGAGACGGTTCTAGATCCAAGGCATGTGCCGCCTGCAGATTCCAGAATCAAAAGTGCAAGAAAGACTGCCTGCTCGCGCCATTTTTTCCCGCATCAGAAGACAGCAAGTTCCAGAAGGCTCGCCACCTTTTTGGGGTCAGTAAGATGCAGAAGATCCTGAAGGGCCTCCTCCCCGAACAACGCGCTGTCGGCATGGCGACCATGATCTACGAGGCGGAGGTGCACGCTGCGCACCCAAACACAAGATGCCTCGACATT tggtatgagtcatCCTATTCTTATGGTTAA